Part of the Halodesulfovibrio aestuarii DSM 17919 = ATCC 29578 genome, TTGAGAAACCTGCCCGAGACATACACCGCTTATTACAACAACAAGAGTATAAGAAATGGTTGCGCCCAAAATGTAGAGCACTGTTTTTTTATACCCGCCCCTCGCTCCCGTGCTTGCAGCAATAAAATTAACTGGCCCCGGCGTGACAGCTCCGACAAACGTAAAAGCAAACATTGAAGCAAAAATAGACATGTAGCAAGCCCTCCATATGAATTATGAAGTCATACTACATAAAACAACAAAACGAATATTGAACGATATTGCTATCAGTGCGTACTAAGCACGGCAGATGAAAAACAGCGCAACGTAATAACTATCCCTCAGACGTAAATAGAACATACCGTTGAAGTTCTGGAAATACAAAAAAAACAGCAGCATGAAGTATTTCATGCTGCTGAATAAAAAAAAGAGCGTGCTGTTACGTCGAACTTCTTGCCCTTAAAGCCACACAAGTATCAATGTGCTATTTAAAAAACACCGGACGGGATGAGCAACCCAGAATCAGTTCTGTCTGTTCCTTACGGCTCATTGATGTAAATTCACCAATCTTTGTTTTGTAGAATATGCCGCCAAGCGCACACCATACAAGCAATGCTATCCAGGATTCAGAACCGATTGCACCGGGAGACCCGGGGATGGTCAAAAGACAAAGGCAGATGACAGAGCTTAAGGAACCAAGTGCAGCATTGATTTTACCTTTTTTGGAGCCATCTTCAAACGGGTGTGCAGCCATATATTTATACGCTGCAAGACACGAGTAGAGGTACGCCACCACAGTCCCGATTGCAGACATGTCTACAACCCAGTTGAGTACTTCACGACCGAAGAATGGCGCAGAAACTGCGATAACAAGTACGAACAGAATAGCATTATGCGGAGTCTGATGCTTAGGATGAATCTGCGCAAACCATGCTGGAAGCACTTTTGCACGCCCCATACTGAACAGCAAACGGGAAGAAGCAATAAAAAAGCCATTAATACCGGTAAAGATTGCAGCAGAGACGGCAATTGCCAGAATCACACTACCTACGTTACCAAGACTCATTTTCGCTACAGAACCGGTTGCCCACGGGACGTCCAACTGAAGCAACTCCGGATACGGCATAACAACTGCAACAGCTATTGTTACGAGTGCGTATAAAAGCACACCCCATGAAATAGCTGAAAGCATCAAGCGCTGAGCATCCTTATGTGGAAAGTCAAACTCTTCTGCCGCCTGTGGAATGGTATCAAAGCCAACATACAGCCAAGGTGCAATAGCTGTAATCGCCATAACGCTAGCGATAGGCCCTTTATTTTCCGCATATAACGGAAACAGGTTTGAAATAGATGCCGTATCTGTCAGACAGGAACCTGCGAAGAGGGCAAATACTCCTGAAACCAAAGCAAATGCTAAGAAAACTTGTATCTTACCTACAAGATCGGCACCACAATAGTTCAAAAAGCCACAGCCTGCGAGAATAGCAATAAGCATTGCCAATTCACCTGCGTAAACTTTCCAACCTACAATCGTATACAGGTACCCGACCTCAAATACACCCGGTAATAAAAAGCGCGACAATAACGCGAGGGCTGTTGCGTTAAGTGCAATAATACAGATGTATCCAAGAACGAGTGCCCAGCCGCAGATAAACGCTGCGGTCGGCCCGAAACCGATGTAAGCAAAAGTAAATGCGCCTCCTGCTACAGGATACTTGCTCACCATGTTACCATAGCTAATGGCTACAAAGAATAACATCCCTCCACCCAAAACAAATCCGATGCAAGCTGCCAATGGCCCTGCTGAAGGCAAAAAGCGCAATGCAGGCAAAACAAATGCACCCCATCCAAGTATAGCCCCTAATGCTAGAGCCCATGCCTGAGATGGTTTAATAGATTTCTTTAACGATGAAGTGTCGTCTGAATTCGTTGAACTACCACTCATAGTAAGCCTTTCTCCTAAATTAAGAAAATAACCGAAGTCATTTCCAGTTTACCTTTTAACCATAGCGTCGTTACTGGCAGAAGAACTAAATCTTGGGGACAGGTTACATACACCCAATAGCAACGATGAGATTACTCATGCAGAGGGGTTTCTGTTTTATCAAAGGATAGCACAGCACCCATGCCTAAGGTTTTGGTACTCTTTAGGAGCGCCTATCCATATGCATTTCATATGCCAAAAAACACACCAACAACAACCACCTGCTTTAACTATATAAAAAAGAACAGTCTTGTTTCTTCACTCAACTTTGATTCATTTTTGAATTAATCTATGGCCATTTCGAGTCGTTTTAGACTTAGCCTTATCTATACAACATCTAATTAAGAAAAAAAAACACCACAGCGCGGTAAGTGAACCTATTAAAACTCAGCCAGAATCCCTACTCACTGTAGCAATAACCATAATTTTTCGAGCACTAGAGAAAATGACTCATTTATTTTTACTAGTTGGCATATGAATAATTCATTATTGCATCACAGCAACATCTTATTAAAAAAAGCCAAGTGACGAACAAGCAAAACATTGTAAAAAGTGTGCTCAACTCAAAAATATATTTCGTTTTTTAGGGTAGTTAATGAAAATTGCTGACTCACTTCATTTTGTCGAATCACAGCACTCATCAACAAAAGCGCCAGAACATCACGCTTTATTAAAGAGGTCTTTCTGTATCTAACAATATATTCTAATTCAACAAGGCCACCTCTGTTCCGCTTAACCACAGCCAATCGAAGCAGGCACCCACTTCTCACACGATACACCAACATAAAGTAATTCAGCCCCCCCAGCCCCATCAACAGGTGCAAAAAAATTAAAAAAATGCATTTTACCTCTTTACAACGTTAGTGTTTTTGATATTGTTTGGTCGCTCAATCAAGAACAATTTTATTCAACCTCTTTTGCGGAACAAAAGGGAATACAATGAATCTGTTTTTCAATGTTGACGACACTAAGTTCAATGCTGGTTCTACAAAACACGCAACACTGCTCACCATGGCAATTCTAATTACTGCTTTTTCCATCAAAGCACATGCCGTGGGCGCTAATGTTTTGCAACTTGCCCAGTACATTAAGTAAGACAGCGATTACTTAATCAGGCTGACCAACCTCTCCACCATACAGGTCATGCCGACATACCTCCTTCATACAAGAAAGGCCCTGTTTTACAGGGCCTTGTATTGTATGACTTCAGTACCACCCACACAACATTGTTGTTTAAACAACAAACACTCTGAGTAATAGGCACTGCCCATTTCACAGAGTGAATACTTACGTCCTAAAAAAGGTTTATGTATTTCATATTTTCTTTAATTACTCAAAGAGGATATAAAAGCCAATTTAAGTTAACTTTTTAAAATAGATGCGCTTTGCCGAGACTCAACATTTTAAACTGTTTGAAAGCACAACTAGTAAATAGAACTTGAAAACATAAAAAAAAATCTGCAATACTATCCCCAGCATTGTACACAACGTGTCGACATCGTCCTGTTTCTAACTTGCGTGTTACCTCATTCACAAGGAACGATCCGTCAACACAGTACCAAGGGGAAACGTTATGAACCGCTGGTTACGGATTCTGCTCGAGTTACTGCCGCTTCAGGTATTTGCATTTTCTTTTCGATATGTTGATGTATCCCACCCCGGCAGTTGGATGATGCCATTTTATGTGGCAGCAATAACCGCTCTGGTGACACTTGGCGTTTTTCTGAAAAAAAAGGCTATTCCGGATCCCGTAATTGTCGGGATTGATATGTATATTTTACTGAGCGCTGCATTGCTTAGTGGAGGCACCGCTGGTTTTCCGGTTCTGCTTGCGGATTTAAAGGCTGCTGGAATTCTTGGTGTAGTTTTTCTGGTTTCTCTCTTTTTGTACGGGACTAAGCCGCAATGGCTGCTTGTATCCCATGACAAGGTACCGGAAAAATTTGCTCAAATTCAGCTTGCAGTAACAGCTGTATGTTTTGTTGTATCTTTTGTTTTCCGTGAAAACATTTTTGTTTCCGGATTAATTATGCTCGGAGTCCTGTATCTTGCACGGCAAATGCTGTGCGACCAGCTTTCAAAGTTTGGTTTTGCAGAACAGGCTCTGTAGCCTCGACAAAAAACGGCAAAGCATTGCTGTATGCGTAATAGATAGAAAATTTCAATGCGGGGAGGCGCTATGCGCCTCCATCGCATTGCGAATAATCTAGTAGATTGCGTGCAAGTACGGAATAAGTCCGTACACAAGGGTACCCAAAACAAGTACATAGCCACAGCAAACAACGATGGTCTTATTCATAATACGACCTTCGCTACCGGTAATACCGGTTGCTGCTGTTGCAATGGCAATAGATTGTGGAGAGATCATTTTAC contains:
- a CDS encoding APC family permease; the protein is MSGSSTNSDDTSSLKKSIKPSQAWALALGAILGWGAFVLPALRFLPSAGPLAACIGFVLGGGMLFFVAISYGNMVSKYPVAGGAFTFAYIGFGPTAAFICGWALVLGYICIIALNATALALLSRFLLPGVFEVGYLYTIVGWKVYAGELAMLIAILAGCGFLNYCGADLVGKIQVFLAFALVSGVFALFAGSCLTDTASISNLFPLYAENKGPIASVMAITAIAPWLYVGFDTIPQAAEEFDFPHKDAQRLMLSAISWGVLLYALVTIAVAVVMPYPELLQLDVPWATGSVAKMSLGNVGSVILAIAVSAAIFTGINGFFIASSRLLFSMGRAKVLPAWFAQIHPKHQTPHNAILFVLVIAVSAPFFGREVLNWVVDMSAIGTVVAYLYSCLAAYKYMAAHPFEDGSKKGKINAALGSLSSVICLCLLTIPGSPGAIGSESWIALLVWCALGGIFYKTKIGEFTSMSRKEQTELILGCSSRPVFFK